The DNA window tttgcgtgttttaaataaagcaaTCAATTAATTCACAATGTGGCATAATGTCACAAGCTGCTTGCTACACCTCTTAAATGCCTCACCGGTGTGGAGAACACTTCTGCTTCCTTGTGGTGTGCTGAGATCAGTAACCGGGTGACTGGCAGAAGGACAGGGAAGACAGGAGATGGTGGGGCACAAAAAGAGGGAAGTGAGCAGAACCATTTGTCATTATGTCTTACCCACTTGTGTGAAGAAAGCACGCTTGCAAAAAATGTGGAAGTAGTTTGACACAAAATGTCACTAAATTTTAGACCAGATTTTCCGTTACATCCTTCTTGACAACAAACTCACCAGCTCACTCTATGAAGTCCTCTGTTATCCACAGAGGTTTTGTCACAAACAAATGTATCTTGTGCATTGTTTTATGTTTAGTTGCTCTCCTAAATACTTTCTTTTTCTGCCCTTAGAGTGAACATTTTGGTCACTCTTAGCAAAACCGATTGTGCAAATTTGCTCAGTCATGCAAATGAATTTCAGTGGAACTCCAGTAAAATGTTGGGAAACTTGTTTTTAATCTTGCAAGGTAAAGAAATTGAATCAGTTTCTTAACTTCTTGGCATGTTTCAGCTTGCCAAGTTTGCTCATTGTGTTTTAAAACAGGACCTGAACTTAAATCGTTAGCATTACCTATTTCattcctcctcttttcctctctgtctcttaacaaaaacacacaccactTAAGCTCATTGTTTAGCCTTGACATGCTTGACCTCTTCACTCTGCTTTGCTCTGTTGGGATGTCTGGTCTTAGCTTGAAGCTAGGAATGCAAAATGATTGCCAGAAATTTCAAACTTGAAGAGTATgttgtgctgtgagtgtgtgtgttgtttctttGGGGAAGTGATTTCAGGATCATTACCATAgtgattaaataaatgttaaatcaaCCAagtagataaaaataaatcaaactctCAAGTACTGCTGGCCCTGGAGTATGAAAACAAGTTTCCCTGGATGCTCTACACAAATGGTGTTACCAGGCcccatgtgtatgtgtataccAAGCGAAGAAAGCATGTTATTTAACAGTTTAATTTTCATAATTCCACTCACTTCTCATATCCATGGCTCCAGGTGTGTCAAGCCTTTTTATTGCATGTATGAATAGCCTCATCTAGTTGTTCCAGCAGCCACCCAAgggtgtgtgttttaatttgtgtgtgagtgaaggGGGACATAGCCTAATTGTGCTGAGCAAGCCTGTTGTCCTCACCTCTCTCATGCTTCACATTTTCCGTTGTTAAAACCAGCAACCCTTAAACCCTTACTGCCAGCAGAATCGTGCACAAACACTCTTGGACTGCTTAAATGCACCTTCTGCCACTTTGGTTGGTGCCATGAGACTTGCTGTGTCATGATGCCGCAGAGGGTGTTGTCAAGGGCAGGGATGATGAAAGTGTAGGGGGGCAGGTAGTCTGAACCAGAGGCTTGTACAGTCATAACAGTAATTGAGGTGTAAAGGTGAGAACTGAAGTTCATGGAAGAGAGGAAAACacctgctggaaaaaaaactgctcgCAGCAGCATGAGCTCAGGGGTGCCAGCGTCAGCAAGGGACTTGCTGTGTGTCGCCTTTAAACCTTCTTCTTAATAGTAATTGACCTGCTTTAGGGCTAAACTTAAAACTAGTAAATCTTACAGATTGTCAGGGTTTCTGCACCCTTTTACAGTAATCATTTGACCTTGTTTGTCTCATTGAGTGTCAAATCAGGTTTGCCTCCCAGCATGTAAAGATGCAGCACATCGAAATGTCTGGCACTCAAGTCACTTGCTTAAGTGCAGTTTTAGTGGGTAAAAAACTACTAATACAGGAAAGCGTGTATTGTCTCAACTTGCCCATCTTCAGTAGGCTTGTTCAAGATGAGCAAGGCTTGCGTGGAGGTGATCAAAAGCGATCCTTTGGAATGTTTACTGATTAGATTTCTGTCTGACTTTATCCTGACTCACGCTGAAATCATGCAAATATTGGTGAAGATAACCACCCAGTATCCAGGTgactgcacctttttttttcttttttttttgctacccAGCAATACCTTCAGGTGTGGTGGAAAATGTCTGACTCAGCCTTGTCAGCAACACGAagttttgattgttttaatCTTTGAGTCCATTCATTGTACCAGCATAAAACTCAAAAAGCAAAATACTCAACAGCTGTGAGATCCCTTTCTATTTCCCCAGCAATGTTTAGTGTACAGCACACTTTAGAAAAATACTTGCATGAGGGGATAACACATCTTTTAGCCAGTACTTTGACCATTTTCCTGAAGCCATCGTTATTCTCTGTGTTTGGTGGACACTTACCAAATGCAATGTGTTGGTGATTTCAGTGTGTCGTGAGCTGTCGCTCTGTACAGGCTCAGTTTTATGGATGTCCGAGTTGATGCTGGCATGTTAGCAACCATTGCAGtgtttttcttggccttcatgcattaattatactgcagtttgttctgtgttttcagGCGGTTGAATAAGTTAGCTGTGTGGTTTTGCAGTGCAGACACAACTCTACAGCACTCTTTGCATATGATTTGTTCCTGATTAACATCACTTGCTCTAAATCCGCAGTGTTTCCGTACAACAGATGATTCTTTTCGAGGGACAAGCTCGTTTGAATTTTGTCGTGTCTGtcttttaatgcagttttactCGTCTAGACTAGTCTATGAAACTTCAAGCTGCACCGTGGAGGGgacagctgtgattggctgatgcaGGCACAGTGACTGCTTCAGGGGACtgcttgatttgcatttctgttCTTTTAATTGTGGGAAGCCAAAATTGTGATTGagattaaaatttgattaattgtgCAGCCCCTACTGTCAAGTTAtgcatagactgtataacatTGTACAGCTTCtactttatttatcttttttttttaattgacacATTTATAGCAAAAGAAACAGGCAGCTAGTGTTAGCTACTCTGAAAAAACAGACACTGTTTGAAGCTTGATATCTTGCAGCCAATCCCCATCAAAAAATGCAGAGACCTCAGATCATAGTGCAGAATTTCTTTTTTAGGCCATCTCTTTTGTAAATGTAATCTGTGCATCTCTGACTGCAAGATAGGCGGAATCAGCCTCACAAGTCATAACAGTCATATAAACTGCCAAATAGGCAGTAAATGCTGCCACAGTTTACTTTCAGCACTATTGGGACACAGTGTTGCTCCTTCAGCATGACTGCCTGACAGATCAATAATGAAAACtcttgttttgtatttaatctAATCAGTTTAGTTATGTAGTATGAAAAGGATAGGACCAGCATTTAGTTTGGCCAGGTGATTCATTTCTAGCAACTGGTATAATGCCTGCTTTATGTGGGAATTATAGCCCGTATAAACTTCCATGTAaaatttttgtgtaaaataaaagtTGTAAATCACAAATGTCATCATGATCATACTGGCTGTGTAGCATAACTGATCACCCTGGCGTTTAGGAAGTGGTCATTAAAATAATGATCTGAGACTGTAAACGAGCTGTTTAGTTTGACGCTATGTAaatgttgttgtgaactggctCTGACAGGATTCTTGTTCTGTATGCGCTTTTACAAGAGAGGTTTAGTTAAGCTcagattaaacaaatattttggaTTGATTTGGATTTGATTGATCAAAAAGCAatagacttttttcttttttctttcctttttttttttttaagaaaggtgtttcttttttttttgtttgtttgttttttttggctatATTGAATTGCTATGTAAATGCCCTGCACAGTAGCAGGTGTTTTAAATTATTCAGGCTAATTAAGCCTTTTCTCAAGCTTGATGGAAACATACTAACAAAGGTGGAGGTCTCCAGTCTTGGTACTAATGCTGCCTTCAGTGGAGTGGGAATCCGTTATCTCTAACCGAAAAAAATTGAACAATAGAGCCTTATTCTCATGTCTTTCTTCAGTTAAGTGATGGACCTTTTTATTCATAGAGTAGAAACAAATTAAACCAAAAGGCAGCCAAGAAAATACGTAAATCAGTGAATTCCAAAGAGATTCCTAATTACATGTTCCAACTTTCCATTTCTGAGGTGTCATTAATGCAGCATAAGACGGTGCAACAAATCAGGTGGAACAAAATGAACAGGGGTGGGAGGGAGATTGCAGTCAAGCATTTGATCTTGAAAAAGGGTGTAATCAGGCAAACTAAGTGAAAACACCTGCGTGAAACTTTTGTGGTTAGCAAAGGCCTCGTCAAGAAGCATAAGTTACCATTCAGTTGACAATTACCATTTGAAGCTGAAGTGTTTACTCCCCTGTCTCTGAAAAGACAAGGACCAGATTAGCCCTATTTTAACTTTGTTAGATTAATGTGATTGAGTTCTATATCAACTTTCAGTTTTGCTCGTGTTTGCAACCATGTGAGTGATAGTTGGTACACGGGCTTGGAATGGGCTCCCAGGATAATTTTATCAACACACAATAAAGTTTAAGTGTGGTTCCACCAGATTTTCCATTCGTTTATTACCACGTAATGTTTTAGTGCCTCTTAGCGGGGTCAGTGGCTCAAAGGTTCAGTTACAGCCTcagggtactccagcttcctccaactgtccacagacatgcagttagtgggattaggttaattgatgattctaaTTGGTTGTAGGTGTCAgtgtaagtgtgaatggttgtctgtctctttgtgttagccctgcgacagactggcgacctctCCAGAGTTTATCCTGCTTCTTGCCCTGTGGTAGCTCGGATAGGCTCTGGGTTGCATAAGTGGAGGAAAACAATACAGTGCAGTACAATAAAGTTTAAGTGTGGTTCAACCAGATTTTCCATTCGTTTATTACCATTTAGTGTTTTTAGTGCCTCTTAGTAGCAGGGTCATTGGCTCAAAGGTTCAATAACAGCCACAGCTTAAGATGCAAGTGGTCTTTCTTTCACCATAGAGGCAGATTTTTGTTATttgtggagggttttttttttttaaataccacttcaccaaaagcacatttttttgtatttaaatataattaacTATAACCACAGGATTGGAAATACACAAATGAGTGTGTAATCCTCTTTGTACCTGGTAGATTAGACTTTCAACATGCTGGATTGCTCCACACAGGAATGAGTAACATGGATAATGTCCCTTCTTCCACTATGTGTACAATATtgtgcaaaattcttgagccacccctcatttcttaatatttttgctttcaagGAACCAGACTTTCCTGTAATTTTTGAAGTGGTCTTTCTGGTCTTTTCTTtgaacattggctgctttttcactccttTCATTAAATTCCTAATGACTCATTCAAGGCAGTGGCTTCATTATTCAGTATGACagtgatcctaaacacactgccaatgcagtaagaGCATCCCTAGTCTACCTGATCAGTTGGGACTTTCAATCTAAAATTATCAGATTTCcttgccttctttttttttctttcagtggctTTACACAATTAAATATCAATATTGCCATACTGATTACATCCAAGTTCCTGTTAcagtattttaattttgtaaatggCAATGCAGCGTGTTCTCTTCCTGATTATACTTGAACAATAGTTTTTAGAGCTTCACTGGACAGCGCCATTTTATTAAGCATAACGGAAGTTTCTCCAGCAGTACATTCAGTGAATAATTCCGAAACCACAACAAAACGTGATTTAGTGACCATGCAGCCGCAATCTGtcacccacagtccaaaggttCCCCTATTTACATTCCACCCTAGGAATGTCTGCCCTGGTTTTTCCACAGTTTGTGGGCAAATATATTAGAAGAGCAACAGAACTGCAATCTTTGCTTTTGCGAGACTGCTGAAAAATCACATTTGTTTCATATTATTGATGATCTCCTTTTTAGCTTCTTTCCATAGCAGAGATCCAAATCTGGAATACTGTGCCTGTTGTCAGTTTTTAATCCTCCAACTTAATACAACAGTGTTTCCTTAAAACCATTCTATTTATTCAGAATAAACTTGTACTCAGCTAATCTTGTCTTGTTCATCTCTTACAGATGGCTGTGTCGGTGCGGGGCCTGTACTTTATGGTGACCCTGTTTTTGGGTAGTTTCTTCGGGAGCGTCTTCATGCTGGGGCCAGTTTTACCCCTCATGTTGTTTTCTCCTGCTTGGTACCGCTGGCTCACTGATCGAATTGTTGCTACCTGGCTCACCCTACCTGTGGTGCGTACACCAGCTTACCCTTTGCTTAACCTACTTCTGTGTGCGACAGATGGTCTTGAGTTACCTGTGCTTAAGCTGATGATAATGTGCGTCATCTCAGCCTTATTTATGCATCCTCAGATTTTAATTTGTCACAAGTACACTTCATTTATTCCAATCATGCCTGAGAACAAGGCAAATAGAGTTCTTGTGTATCATGACCACAAGaattgatttgtttattttcttctcactctttttcctcttttattttttcttaccaCCTTTCTTCTTCCCAGTCCCACCTCTCCCTTTCTATCATTTTTATATCATCATTCCTGTCTCCTCTTATCACACCCTCCTCTCCATGTTTTTGTCACTCTCACTTCCCTTTCGGTTCTTTTACACTCCCTccatccttctctctcttttatagTCCTTGCTGGAGCTAGTATTTGGGGTGAAGGTGGTGATAACAGGTGATGGTTTCATTCCCGGGGAGCGAAGTGTGATCATCATGAACCACCGTACCCGTCTGGACTGGATGTTCCTTTGGTGTTGTCTGCTCAGGTACAGCTACCTTCGTCTGGAAAGATCTGCCTCAAGGCTGCACTTAAGGCTGTGCCTGGCTTGGTGGGTATGCAGTGGGTGCCCTGCCCTTTCCTACACACAACAGTCACTCATGCATACTTACACAATCTATAATGTAATATATGCTTTGCAGGGCATTTCCTCAAAGGCAAAGCGGTTTACTGAAAGAGGAGATAAAATCATTAAGTCTGACTTGGCTAAATGTAAAGTTAAGAGGAACAGAATGATGTAAAGTCAGAGCACCAAAGTGGTTGTTCAAAAGCATAAAGTGGATATGATGGAAAAGCTAGATGTAGGGTGATTTTCCCTGCATAAACGGGCCCTATCTATTTAGGTCCTATTTACTTTTTACAGTCTTTTTTTAAGCCACTATAAAGTCTTACAAAGGCAGTTTATCTTGATTAGCAGACGTGAAGACTTAATATGTGCTTTGCAGGTTGGGCGATGCAGGTTGCCTGCTTTGTCTTCATTCAGCGTCGTTGGGAGGAGGACAAGAAGCACTTGGAGAACATGCTGGACTACTTTTGTGACATCAGAGAGCCCTTGCAGTTGCTACTGTTCCCAGAAGGCACAGACCTTACCGGTGAGGTGCAAAACTTGCAGTGCTCCATTCATTCATGGAGCAGTCTGCCCATCTTTCAGTTATTATTCTGAAAATGTGTTACCGACCAATCAATTTCCAGAGCTGAGCGTAGCCCTTACACCTGTTGCATGCCTTTGCACTGACACTGTTACGCAAACACAATTTCAGAGTGATAAGACATTTCTAAATCCCTTGTCACTGTCATTTCCACAAGAATGCTCTGATCTCTTGGTCTAAGCAAGAGTGACACTTGTGCCTAAAGGCCCTTCAGATCCCAATTGAGCCAGTCAAGGTCCTGACTAGATTTACTGGTAGAAGCTTAACATCCATTtacacatcatgatgtcatgacGAGCTGAATGTAGTTATATCATATTAGCCTGTAcgctttaaatattattttaccaCTGGTGTTGTGTTTGcacccttgtgtgtgtgtttgcaagtAAGCCTCTGAGACTTCACAGCTTAATTTGATGCAAGAAACAAGGGGATATATAGATGTTCTGACTTCTTATGTGGAAGTGGGTCTGGTCATTACTCCCCCAGTGCTTATTCTATCGGCATACAGACCTCCATCTAGAGGATTAAATTCAGGGCACACTTAAGCTGTAAAACTTCCATGACcctttttaataaagccagTAGAACTCATGAAATGAGTAAGGGATTGTGTAGGAATGATGAATCACAGCTTTGTTTAAGAGAACAGGCCTGATCAACAGAACTGTGTCCATcgcttttttttgtctgaataGTCCGTCTGAATTAGTTGCTTGTTGCATAATATGACTTATGAGTCATGGTATAGTTTACATGTTCCCGCAACAAGTTCCAGAGGAATGTTTTGCTAATAAATAGTCACCTTTCCTGTGTTTATGTCCCCCATGGATTTTTGTAAATggataaatgtttatttttagtgGATATATTTATGAATCTAATCATAGCCTCTAACCCGTGTTGTTATTGTTACTTCTATTTTTATAATGGTACACTGGAATTTTATGATTATGTGTCCCCTGTCAGCCGAGTTCTGCTGTTGTTATTAAGGCTTTCTAATATGGACAAGATTAACTGTTGCATGATTTTTTTGGTTTGACAATAGAAATTTGATTTGTAAAACTGCTCTGCAGCTCAAGCACAAAGTCAAAATGACTATAGACAGCTAATACTCTTAGCTCTATAAAAGAATCCTTAATCTTTTTTGTGCCTACATGAAAGTTTATGCACTTTTCTTCAACTTAAAACATAAGCATACACACTGTTGATTGCGTCCCAGTAAAAACATTTACCCTGGGCAGCATGTGTAATATGAGTGAAACAAACtttgaaaagggaaaaaaaaaaaggtatttagAGCTACAAGAATTTTATCATGTGTCTCCTGCAGAAAATACACGAGCAAAGAGCGACGCATTTGCTGCACAGAACAGCCTGCCGAAGTTGGAGTATGTTCTTCATCCCCGCACCACAGGATTCACCTTCATTGTGGACCGACTTCGAAAAGGTCAGCTTCGAAGCACATTAACAGCTTCTGAAATCATCTGTATTAATTGTAATAGACATGTTATAGATAGTTGGTAGTTAGACAGTGATATTTGTTCATATGAAAATAACCAAGACACAAAGCCTTGTCTCAGGATGGAAAATTTTATCTCTAAAACCAACTGAAAATGACATGCTGCTATGATGACTGTACTTATTCCAGTGACGCTGCTCATACAGGAGGGATTATACCAGTTACTCTTCAAAGTCTCAGACATAGGCTTCATCCTGCTCCCAGTCATTACAGCTACACAATATTCTCATGTTTCTGTATGAGCTCATTCTGGCAGAACTCCAGAGGTCTTAAATACTACCTCTTGTCCTGCTGTCTCACCCCCCCCCTACCCTGCATGCTCAGCAGTGACACTAACTCTCCAAGCAGGTGTTGTGAAACACTGTGATATCATCAGACTAAGCCAATTCTCATCTCTCCTTTCTCTGTCACTGACATGCTCATCCTGCTCATGTTGTTTCTATCCAAGTCCACTGTGCTCCTCTGAGCTCTATTTTTACTGTGAGAGCAGGCGCTTGCAGGTGTCATCCTGTACTTTTGATAATCTATTTTGTTCCTCTGTGTATACAAGGGCACTGTAGATCAGTGATGACGGTAGTTTTGAAGCAGTAAGTCACAGGATAATTGGAGGTGTGAGTAATAGGGCCGGTGAACTGCGCCCATAACTAGTGTggttttgtaaaacagtaattTTCCCCACAGTGGCTTGTCTTGTTCTAAAACCGCAGTGTTTAGATTCACTGTTTGTGGGTCTGTATTGGAGGTTGAGTATTTGACATGGTTTTTAATTAATTCACTGCCTTCATTTTTTAAGATAGTAAGTGGCGTTAAAGGATTCTCCTGGTgataatttgaaatttttattttttttctgcaggtgacAATTTGGATGCCGTCCATGACATTACAGTTGCGTACCCCAAGAACATCCCACAGACAGAACGTCACCTCATACTGGGCCATTTCCCACGTGAGATCCACTTCCACGTCCGGCGCTATCCTGTGTCTTCACTTCCCACTTCTTCCTCTGACCTAGAATCTTGGTGTCGGGAGCGCTGGGCTGAGAAGGAGGTCCGGTTGCGGGACTTTTACTCAAGCCAGCCCCGGGCCTTTGACAGGGATGGTGTTGCGCGCGTGCCACCCTGTAAGTCAGAGTTGAGAGTAACTCTGATCAAAGCGgcctcactgctgtactggagcAGCTTCATTGCTCTGTGTTTCACTGGCCTGTGGCTCTGGGCTCCTTTCAGGCTTTACTTCCTGGTCATGGTCGGAGTGtacacagcacagcacaagCTGTTTGGAGGGCTTGAGCTGCTGGAGATGGCTTGCCATCGATACTGGAAGTCAATGTCTGTTGATGTTAGTGAGAAGAATAAAGTGCTAGATGGGAAAATGCAGTGAAGATGAAATATGGTTGTGAATGAACAGTGACATGTTACCACCTGTACTCAGCAAAGACTGAGGACTCATTTGTCTACACTTGTTCAGTCCGGTGAGCTAAAGGATCCCTTTGTGGAACCTAGTGCTCCATGCCTTAGAAAGAGAGTAATAAGTGCACCCTTGATGGTATGCATGGCTTCAGTGGAAGAAGCTTTTGGGGGGGGTGTTGGTTATCCACATTTATC is part of the Archocentrus centrarchus isolate MPI-CPG fArcCen1 chromosome 22, fArcCen1, whole genome shotgun sequence genome and encodes:
- the lclat1 gene encoding LOW QUALITY PROTEIN: lysocardiolipin acyltransferase 1 (The sequence of the model RefSeq protein was modified relative to this genomic sequence to represent the inferred CDS: inserted 1 base in 1 codon); the protein is MAVSVRGLYFMVTLFLGSFFGSVFMLGPVLPLMLFSPAWYRWLTDRIVATWLTLPVSLLELVFGVKVVITGDGFIPGERSVIIMNHRTRLDWMFLWCCLLRYSYLRLXKICLKAALKAVPGLVGWAMQVACFVFIQRRWEEDKKHLENMLDYFCDIREPLQLLLFPEGTDLTENTRAKSDAFAAQNSLPKLEYVLHPRTTGFTFIVDRLRKGDNLDAVHDITVAYPKNIPQTERHLILGHFPREIHFHVRRYPVSSLPTSSSDLESWCRERWAEKEVRLRDFYSSQPRAFDRDGVARVPPCKSELRVTLIKAASLLYWSSFIALCFTGLWLWAPFRLYFLVMVGVYTAQHKLFGGLELLEMACHRYWKSMSVDVSEKNKVLDGKMQ